The Capsicum annuum cultivar UCD-10X-F1 chromosome 3, UCD10Xv1.1, whole genome shotgun sequence genomic sequence cttgtagaggtataggtcgtggtttttttacacctttcttgatccggatgttttccacataaaaattattgtgttcagcttttacttctgtgaaccatgtTTAgctacttgttccacagatagttAACAAAGAGAGTAAAATATTAAACTGGTTGGGATGGCACTCTAACAAGTGTTATCAAAGTCGAGGCTGTCTTAAATAATGTTTGTacctaaaaaaatcaatatgatAAATTCCACACCTCCTACTGGTCACTGTGAAGGTCAATCAACTAGTAAACCCCCACTCTTTGATGTCATCCATTTCATCTGGTGTAAAGAAAGGATggaggtgttcatccaaggagattattatgaattatgggataggattactgatggtcccACTATTCCTATGAAGATGGTTGATGGTGAACAAGTTAAGAAGGTAAGAAGTGAATTTACTCCTTATGACTTAGTGGcgttaaagaaaaatgctaaggccaAAAACATCTTGGTTTGTGGATTAGGACCTACTGAATACAACAGGGTATCAACCTGCACAACTGCCAAACAAATTTAGGATGCACTGGTGAATGCTCATAAAGGTACCTCTCAAGTGAGAAAATTTAGAATTTCTCTTCTTTTCACGaagtatgaggcatttaagatgaaggaaaatgagaCATTGCATGAGATAATGACAAGGATGAATACCTTAACAAATGAGTTAACTTCCTTAGGAAAGGTTATTTCTgaggaagaacaagttgaaaaggtactAAGGGtactaccaaaatcaaaatagaatgttAAAGTGACTGCTATCAAACAGGCAAATAAGAATCTTGCAAGTATGAACCTGGATAAATTGATGGGGAACCTAAGAACATATGAAATGGAAGTTGATAGAATCAAAGAGAAAACTTCTTCTAAAAAAATTCTAGCATTAAAAGCTTCTAATAGtgatgaggaatttgaacttgataggGAACAAGTTGCTTTCATAACTAAGAATTTTAGCaaattttttaagaagaagaagagaacatGTAATAAGAAACGTTTCAATGACAATCCCAATGGGTACTACAAGTATGACAAGACTAATCATCAGATCAGGGACTTTTTAGTTTGGGAAATTCAATGGAAGAAGGAAATGGCTGAAAAAGAGCTGAAAGAAAAGGCTAAAAGGAAGGAAGAACATGCAATGATAGCAGCTTGGGGATCTGATTCAGATGCAGACGAAATTGATGAAACTGCATTCATGGCTCTTGGAGACTCAGATTTAGAGGAAGAAAATGATGATTCTGAGGTAAGTACTCttaaacttaaagaaaaactacaattgttttcaaaaccaaaacttgtTTCATTGATGAGTGaactaattgatgatttctaagaattaAATTCTGATAGGGATAAACTGTTCAACAGTCTTGTAAGTTTAAAATTTGACCTCATTGATTTAAAAGCTTACACAGACATAGTTGACAAGGAAAACTGCATTCTCAAGAAACATGTAGCAGAACTTGAGTCCTCAAACTATGAACTTAAGTCAGAAGTCCTTAAATTAACTCTtactaaaaatggaaaaaaggccATGAGTGAGGAACAAGAAAAAGTTGAACTTGAGATATCTAAGCAAAAATAGGAATGCCATGACCTgattgaaaaaatgaataatctgAGTCAAGAAGTCTCCAGATTGAAATTGGATCTAGAAAGGGCAAACAGGTGGAcatattcttcaagaattgttcatcagTTAGGTGAAAGAAACCATACTGTAAAAGATGGCTTAGATTTCTATTAAAAGGTTGATAATCCTCAAGACTTGTGCTACATCTGTGGTAATCTTGGACATCCAACTACTGAATGTCCTGTGGCTACCAAAAGCAGATCTAGAATTCAGAATCTGGAAAATAACTTCTCTCACACAAAGAAAATGAGTACTAATACTGGTCAGAGTAACAGGTCATCTTACACGTTGCCTGCATGGACTAGAGGGAATTTAATTCATCCATTTACTAACAAAACAAGACCCAAGCTTGTCAGGGTTCCTAAATTTAACCTTTGATTTCTTTTACAGGAGAaggtgaaaggaaaaaaaaggcaCTGGTACTTAGACAGTGAATGCTCAAGACAtatgactggtgataagaaaaagttctTTTCTCTCTCCAAAATAGATAGAGAAAAAGTATTCTTTGGTGATGGAAAGAATGGAATCATTACTGGAGTTGGAAAGATTGGATCATCTCAGTAAAAAGCATTGGAagatgtctatcttgtagaaggacTGAAGCATAACCTGTTTAGCATCTCACAATTATGTGACAAAGGACCTGAGTTAACCTATCTAAGTGCaatagaaaatgatcccctcctttcACACAGGAGACTTAGACATGCAAGTCTTAAACAACTGAACATACTTTCCTCTAAAGACATAGTATTGGGACTACCCAAGACcaattttaagaaagaaaagttatgtagtACATGTGTAAAGGGGAAGTTAGTAAGATCTgcttttaagtcaaagaaccatgttagcactaCCAAGTGTCTTGACCTGATTTATATCGACTTCTGTGGACCAATGATACTTCaaagaaaaggaggaaaaaggtatgtttttgtaattattgatgattattccaggttTACCTGAACCTTGTTTCTAGCatctaaagaagatgcctttgaaattttcattaagaaagttgaaaagaaactgGGCACCTCTTTAGTTTCCATAAGGTCAGACCATGGTACAAAATTTGAGAATGTAAAGTTCTTAAAATTTTGTTCATAAAATGGTATAGCTCACAACTTCTCAGCTCCTAGaataccacaacaaaatggagtggtggaaaggaagaatagaaccttggaagatatggctagaacaatgatgcttgctgCAAATATTGTtaaaaacctttgggctgaggcaataagtactgTAGCATACATCTTAAATAGATGCTTGATCAGACCTATGCTAgaaaagactccctatgaattactaaaaagaagaaagcCAAACATTTTTCATTTTAGAACCTTTGATTATAaatgtttcatacataataatagaaaggataatctgggaaaatttgatacttaaagtgatgagggaatcttcttaggttattcacttTATAGTAAAGCTTATAGGGGTTTAAACAACACAACTAATTGTattgaagaaagcatgcatgtgatttttgatgaattctgtgttaagactaacctgcaggaagGAAGTGATACTGAGcaacaagttacactacccattTCGCTTATTGGAGCTACCAATCATAAAGGCACCTCGATAGGGGGAACTGAGATGAAGGCTCAATGACAGGGGGAACTAAACCACCAACTACACCAGCTTAAAACATCAGCAGTATTCCCAGCAGCTCACAGGTTTGATCCCAAAAGGGTACAAATATCAAAGATCATATCCTATTGAAAATGTTCTCACTGATCTTACCTCTGGGATCACTACAAGGGCTGAATTAAGAAGTATATGTGCCTGCAAGGCATTCCTATCAGAGATTAAGCCAGAAAAGGTAACTTAATCACTACTTGATGTTTACTAGATTATAGCCATGCAGGAAGAATTAAATTAGTTAGATAAAAGCAAAGTATAGCACTTAGTTCCTCTCCTAAAAGATAGGTCAGTAATTTGGACTAAGTGGgggtacaaaaataaaattgatgagcATGAAATAGTTACAAGAAATaaggcaagattggtggtccaaggatacaacTAAGAAGAAAGAATAGACTTTGATGAAACCTTTGCTCTTGTAGCCAGACTTGAAGCTATTAAACTGTTTGTTGCTTTTGCTACCTATATAGAGTTCATACTTtatcagatggatgtgaagagtgcattcTTGAATGGCATTCTCAAAGAGAAGGTTTATGTCAAGCAACCTCTAGGATTCGAAAGCAAGGAATTTCCTGATCATATGTATAAACTGGATAAGGCcttgtatgggttgaaacaagctccaagGGCTTAGTATGACAGATTGTCAAAGTTTTTATTGGAGCATGGACATACAAGAGGTATTGAAAATACTCTTTTCTTAAATACTAATGGAAAGGATATATTAGTTGTGTAGGTATATGTAGATGACATCATCTTTGGCTCAGCCAATATGAATATGACTTATGAGTTTGCCAGgctcatgagttgtgaatttgagatgagcatgatgggggGCTGAATTACTTCTTGGGTATGCAAATAAAACAATCATCATCTGGGACAATGATCTATTAACACAAGTATATAAAAGAGCTTCTCAAAAGATTCTCCATGGAAGAGCCAAAAGAGATCAGTACTCCTATTGCCACTGCCACAAAACTGGATTTAGATGAAATAGGTTCAGATGTAGAACAAAAGATGTATAGAGGTATGATAGGGTTATTATTGTACCTTACAGCAAGTAGGCCTGACATTGTGTTCAGTGTAAGGCTATGTGCCAAGTTTcaagcaaaactcaaagaatcgCATTTAAAATCTGTGAAAAGAATCTTCAGATACTTGAAGAAAACCTATGATCTTAGCTTATGGTACcccaaaggtagtaactttaattTGGTAGGATACTCAGATGCTAATTATGTAGGATACCTAGTGGACAATAAAAGCACTACAAGAATGGCACACTTCtttggatcatgtttgattacctgatccacaaagaagcaaaattcagtagcATTGTCTACTACTGAAGTTGAATATGTTGCTGCAGGTTCCTGTTTTTCtcaattgctatggattaagcaacaactcatggactttggtatagatgttggttgtgtttctattttttgtgataatacaagtgcCATGAACATAGATAAAAATCCTGTTCAATATAAAAGaaccaagcatattgatattagacatcactttcttagagataatattgaaaaaggtcatatatcaattatgttttgctTTACTGAGGAACAAATTACTGACATTTTCACGAAGTCTTTCagtagagaacactttgaaaaaaataggttagccttggggatgattaaaattgcataagtCTCCCTCAATACTTGATTAGAATAAGTTGTTCTCAAAAAGTGATTGTTGGTTAATTCAGTCTCACACATTAAGTTGTGTGTCCTAAGTCCAAGATTTTAGAGTATGTTGACTTATGTATGTGTTGATTTTTGCAGAGATCCTTGATTACAGAAGCAATTTTGTCTATCTTTTAATTCAGGTATGATTACTATTACTTATAAGTAGCTAAAAGAGAAACAAGTTGCTTACCTGGTTCCCTTCTGGTCCATTTAAACCGCCAAAAATTTAGAGAGTCCCTTCCCTTTCAAAAAGTTGCTACCTATTTTCCCATCAGTTCTGAACCTTTAATCATTACGCCTCTGCCAAATATAGTTCTTTACCTCTTCAACTTCTACTTGTTTCTCCCTTAAATACGTTTCTTAATTCCATTACCTCCTCACAATCAAGAAAAATCTCCTATTCTAAATAAGGattcctcttcatctttctcatCCATTGACTATGTTAAAAATCCCCTCACCACCATTATTCTTCATCCAGGCATTACTTTACCTTCTATCATTCCTCCACAAATCTCCCAGAAATTTACTGATTTTGCAACCTTCAGAAACTTCCCAAACCCTTTTAGCCAAATTCCCTTAGCTTCGTTATCCTTCTCGAAACACCTTCTTCCTCCTCCTATCCCACTCTAAATTGTTGAAGATGAAAATAATTCTAGTGATAGATATGAATTTCCCATCACAGACTTAAGCCCCAGAAGGTCCAGGTCCAAACTACCAAAAAAAACTCCTTCCATCACTGTTGAGGACATTACCCCTACAGACTCCTCTCCAAATGTCTCCATCTCCCGTACTTCTCATACGTAAGGAATAAAGCCATAAGAAAATGCATCCCTTGCTGAGGCTCTTCGCACTAGCAAAAACAAAATTTATGGCTACATCTGATCCCACCTCTTCTCGCGCTTCTTCCTCTGATCTTCTTCTTAGATTGGTCAAAAAGTCAAAGGCGGTCATGGTCAAAGTTCCAAAACCCTCGTTCACTAGGAAACCCTCTTCTAAACTAACTCAAAAATCCTTCTCATCTTCAAAATCTCCTTTTTTTGTCAAAGTTTCCATCTCCTCAAAAGTTTCCCCTCCAAAGTCTTTTACTAGTCCAAAGAAATAGGTTCGTAAACTTGTTCCCTCTGACTCTGACTTCCATCCGAATGCTACTGCAGagttagattttgattttgagtctcCTGCTCCATCCTCTCATCAAGACACTCTTGAGGCtcatcatctttattttcaaaagcAAAAATTAGCCAAAGGGAGAGTTATTAGCGGCTTTGGGGGTGTTGATATGCAGACTTTACTGGGAAAGTTGGAGTTTTAGGGATGGTCTTAGTTATTTCTTCAGGGTGATATTCAAAGGTCTTTTGCTAAGCCTGAAGTATATGAGTTCTATACAAATAGGGTGGGTATTGGTGAAGTGTTCTCTACTACTATTAGAAAGACTACATTGAATCTTTATATTGATGTCATTGTTAGGATCTTCCACATCCCAACTAGGGGGTGGAGTCACTATGTTAAAGGCACTTAGCCACCTCTGGACAATCTTGCCTCTGCTCTTAACATATGTAGAAATTTCTCTAGAAATCCTCACTTGCTCCATCATAGAAGGGTCCTTAAGAGGGAGATTTCCCCACTTTATCAGCTCTATTTTGATGTAGTACACAAGATGATTATCCCTAGGAAGGAGTGAAGGTATGTGGCTAGTTTTCTTGATCTTACACTCATGGAACTGTTGGACACTGAGGTGAGAATTGATTTACCTTGACTTATACTAAAGCACATGCAAAGGGTTCTCCTAAAGGATGTTAATGGACATGTCCTCCCTTATGAATTCTAGCTCACCcctatttttgagagatttggAGTGTT encodes the following:
- the LOC124896863 gene encoding uncharacterized protein LOC124896863 — its product is MVDGEQVKKDALVNAHKGTSQVRKFRISLLFTKYEAFKMKENETLHEIMTRMNTLTNELTSLGKVISEEEQVEKANKNLASMNLDKLMGNLRTYEMEVDRIKEKTSSKKILALKASNSDEEFELDREQVAFITKNFSKFFKKKKRTCNKKRFNDNPNGYYKYDKTNHQIRDFLVWEIQWKKEMAEKELKEKAKRKEEHAMIAAWGSDSDADEIDETAFMALGDSDLEEENDDSEEKVKGKKRHWYLDSECSRHMTGDKKKFFSLSKIDREKVFFGDGKNGIITGVGKIGSSQAELRSICACKAFLSEIKPEKMDVKSAFLNGILKEKVYVKQPLGFESKEFPDHMYKLDKALYGLKQAPRA